One genomic region from Skermania piniformis encodes:
- a CDS encoding phage major capsid protein, translating into MSTTTISKIADLRARAAAAAKSARDIAEKADGEDRSMTDAEKTDFDAHMKQGRELLDALMAAKSDADILAQARKLAEDIGEPAAGDVDAQGQVPIRERVKSLGLQVVESQAYKDLLEPFGGPGHRIPDKTRIQSQPIPIKGLFVGGTDTSAGAFVVNEQTGIVEMLGRKPLTIRSLISVRRTASDTVEYVAQTSHTNSAAVVPEATSSAAPTAPGSAGPLVRNPGGGYKPEGSWAFERRTAVVKTIAEWVPSTKRALADVGQLEGLINDELRADISEAEENQILAGNGVGDNFTGVLNTSGIQAQAFDTDIFTTVRRAITKARVVGRSNPTALVVNPAQAEEIDLTRDEQGRFFYGGPQAVGPRTLWGVPLVESETMPAGTGALADWSKAVLWDREETTVTMSDSHEDFFVRNMVAVLAEERCAFAVTRPSAFVSVDLAA; encoded by the coding sequence ATGAGCACCACCACGATCAGCAAGATCGCGGACCTGCGGGCCCGCGCGGCCGCGGCAGCGAAGTCCGCGCGCGACATCGCGGAGAAGGCCGACGGCGAGGACCGGTCGATGACCGACGCCGAGAAGACCGACTTCGACGCGCACATGAAGCAGGGACGCGAGCTGCTCGACGCGTTGATGGCGGCGAAGTCCGACGCCGACATCCTCGCGCAGGCCCGCAAGCTCGCCGAGGACATCGGGGAGCCGGCTGCCGGCGACGTCGACGCGCAGGGCCAGGTCCCGATCCGGGAGCGGGTGAAGTCGCTCGGCCTCCAGGTCGTCGAGTCGCAGGCGTACAAGGACCTGCTGGAGCCGTTCGGCGGTCCCGGTCACCGGATCCCCGACAAGACGCGGATCCAGTCCCAGCCGATCCCGATCAAGGGCCTGTTCGTCGGTGGTACCGACACCAGCGCCGGCGCGTTCGTGGTCAACGAGCAGACCGGCATCGTGGAGATGCTGGGCCGCAAGCCGCTCACGATCCGGTCGCTGATCTCGGTGCGCCGCACCGCGTCGGACACGGTCGAGTACGTCGCGCAGACCAGCCACACCAACTCTGCGGCGGTGGTGCCGGAGGCGACCAGCTCGGCCGCGCCGACCGCGCCCGGCAGCGCGGGGCCGCTGGTGCGGAACCCGGGCGGCGGGTACAAGCCCGAGGGGTCGTGGGCGTTCGAGCGGCGGACCGCGGTCGTGAAGACGATCGCCGAATGGGTGCCGTCGACGAAGCGTGCGCTGGCGGACGTCGGTCAGCTCGAAGGGTTGATCAACGACGAGCTCCGCGCCGACATCAGCGAGGCCGAGGAGAACCAGATCCTCGCCGGCAACGGTGTCGGGGACAACTTCACCGGTGTGTTGAACACCTCGGGTATCCAGGCGCAGGCATTCGACACCGACATCTTCACGACCGTTCGGCGGGCGATCACCAAGGCCCGAGTGGTGGGACGGTCGAACCCGACCGCGCTGGTCGTGAATCCGGCGCAGGCGGAGGAGATCGACCTGACCCGCGACGAGCAGGGCAGGTTCTTCTACGGCGGCCCGCAGGCAGTCGGCCCGCGGACCCTGTGGGGTGTCCCGCTGGTCGAGTCCGAGACCATGCCCGCCGGGACCGGCGCGCTGGCCGACTGGTCGAAGGCCGTCCTGTGGGACCGGGAGGAGACCACGGTCACCATGTCGGACTCGCACGAGGATTTCTTCGTCCGGAACATGGTCGCCGTCCTTGCAGAGGAGCGGTGCGCGTTCGCGGTCACCCGTCCGTCCGCGTTCGTGTCCGTCGACCTGGCCGCCTGA
- a CDS encoding HK97 family phage prohead protease, producing MLTKDAPVRVKAGPDDGLEEGEFTAYASVFGNRDSYGDVVMPGAFANTITAWAKSDDLIPLLFGHNMSDPDYNIGHLITAEEDDTGLLVHARLDLQNPKSAQTYRLLKGRRIRQMSFAYDVIEGGWEQRKKNPDDDGENPDVEEFYALRELKLYEVSVVTIGANQDTEILAVKSIPRVADQLTAGMKAGRVLSAKNEGEIRTAHEALGRVLEALDTTEDEDKASGRGPSRKSDSSGGASQEPSVTDSALHALDALDIELSALTAEEAPTP from the coding sequence ATGCTGACCAAGGACGCACCCGTACGGGTGAAGGCCGGCCCGGACGACGGGCTCGAGGAAGGCGAGTTCACCGCCTACGCCAGCGTGTTCGGCAACCGCGACAGCTACGGCGACGTCGTGATGCCGGGCGCGTTCGCGAACACCATCACCGCGTGGGCGAAGTCGGACGACCTGATCCCGCTGCTGTTCGGACACAACATGTCCGACCCCGACTACAACATCGGGCACCTGATCACCGCCGAGGAGGACGACACCGGCCTGCTGGTGCACGCCCGCCTCGACCTCCAGAATCCCAAGAGCGCGCAAACCTACCGGCTGCTGAAAGGCCGCCGCATCCGGCAGATGTCGTTCGCCTACGACGTGATCGAAGGCGGCTGGGAACAGCGGAAGAAAAACCCCGACGATGACGGCGAGAACCCCGACGTCGAGGAGTTCTACGCGCTGCGTGAACTCAAGCTGTACGAGGTGTCGGTCGTGACGATCGGCGCCAACCAGGACACCGAGATCTTGGCCGTGAAGTCGATCCCACGGGTCGCCGACCAGCTGACCGCCGGCATGAAAGCCGGCCGGGTGCTGTCGGCGAAGAACGAGGGCGAGATCCGCACCGCCCACGAAGCTCTGGGCCGAGTGCTCGAAGCGCTCGACACCACCGAAGACGAGGACAAGGCCAGCGGCCGCGGCCCGTCCCGCAAGAGCGACAGCTCGGGCGGGGCCAGCCAGGAGCCGTCCGTCACGGACTCGGCACTGCACGCACTGGACGCGCTCGACATCGAGCTGAGCGCACTCACCGCCGAGGAGGCACCCACACCATGA
- a CDS encoding phage portal protein encodes MSFVVSEGTLRGLSRPELPPVAQIKLVDGVAQHYHEIWRSQPAVRTVTSFLGRNIAQLGLHTFARRSDTERERLTDHPLAVLLGRPNGWTTTYRALDALVQDYAIFDVAYWQKLAAADGRLALVRLPPPMVTPKGENWLYPEKFELAGSKGKKEIPADQVVFFRGYNPMSNATGVSPLESLRVILAEEYEASRMRESVLRNGARLSGYLERPRDAKDWSGKARERFRESWRSQYSGGGPQAGGTPILEDGMTFRPVAQTAKDLQYVEGRKLTREEVASAYFIPPPMVGILDHATFSNITEQHKMLYQDTLGPWLTMIAQEIALQLIPDLDAAAVDLYVEFNLAEKMRGNFEERADSTVKAVGSPWMTVNEARALDNRPPLDGGDELVRPLNVTQNGDQDPIPAEPDEGTDPAFVPAPTPDDDENDPEDE; translated from the coding sequence ATGTCGTTCGTCGTGTCGGAGGGGACGCTGCGGGGACTGTCCCGGCCGGAGCTCCCGCCGGTCGCGCAGATCAAGCTCGTCGACGGTGTCGCCCAGCATTACCACGAGATCTGGCGGTCGCAGCCGGCGGTGCGCACGGTGACCAGTTTCCTCGGCAGGAACATCGCGCAGCTCGGGTTGCACACGTTCGCGCGGCGCAGCGACACCGAACGGGAGCGGCTGACCGATCACCCGCTGGCCGTGCTGTTGGGCCGGCCGAACGGTTGGACGACGACGTACCGAGCGTTGGACGCGCTCGTGCAGGACTACGCGATCTTCGACGTCGCGTACTGGCAGAAACTCGCCGCGGCGGACGGGCGCCTCGCGCTGGTCCGGCTGCCGCCGCCGATGGTCACCCCGAAGGGTGAGAACTGGCTGTACCCGGAGAAGTTCGAGCTGGCCGGGTCGAAGGGTAAGAAGGAGATCCCCGCCGATCAGGTGGTGTTCTTCCGCGGCTACAACCCGATGAGCAACGCGACCGGGGTGTCTCCGCTGGAATCGCTGCGCGTCATCCTCGCCGAGGAGTACGAAGCGTCTCGGATGCGGGAGAGCGTGCTCCGCAACGGTGCCCGCTTGTCCGGGTACCTGGAGCGTCCGCGGGACGCCAAGGACTGGTCAGGGAAGGCGCGGGAACGGTTCCGCGAATCGTGGCGGTCGCAGTACTCCGGCGGCGGGCCGCAGGCCGGCGGCACACCGATCCTCGAGGACGGGATGACGTTCCGTCCGGTCGCGCAGACCGCGAAGGACCTCCAGTACGTGGAGGGCCGGAAACTGACCAGGGAGGAAGTCGCGTCGGCCTATTTCATCCCGCCGCCGATGGTCGGGATCTTGGATCACGCAACGTTCTCGAACATCACCGAGCAGCACAAGATGCTGTACCAGGACACGCTCGGCCCGTGGCTGACGATGATCGCGCAGGAGATCGCGCTCCAGCTGATCCCCGATCTCGACGCCGCCGCGGTCGACCTGTACGTCGAGTTCAACCTCGCCGAGAAGATGCGCGGCAACTTCGAGGAACGCGCGGATTCCACCGTCAAGGCGGTCGGCTCGCCGTGGATGACGGTGAACGAGGCACGCGCACTGGACAACCGGCCACCACTCGACGGCGGTGACGAGCTGGTGCGGCCGTTGAACGTCACCCAGAACGGCGACCAGGACCCGATCCCGGCCGAACCCGACGAAGGCACCGACCCGGCGTTCGTGCCCGCACCCACGCCCGACGACGACGAGAACGACCCTGAGGACGAGTGA
- a CDS encoding terminase, giving the protein MTTTETPPTTTTAPTAPTAPGRRSRGSARNGRAEPLEGRTEPRIWTRPLRELTPETSLGWDCIAFAEDVLGIELYRWQKWVLIHALELLPDGTFRFRTVVLLVGRQNGKSTLLMVLVLWRMFVEAAPLTIGTAQNLDVSEELWADTLELVRDVPDLSVEVPPRNVKTGNSKKVFWLRSGERYKVATASRKGGRGLSGDLVLMDELREHTTFASWSAVSKTTLARLRAQVWGVSNAGDALSVVLRRLRALAHQALGWPDGDDDAPTLGVVHLQLDAEQAAELERDGDSLGIFEYSAPPGVDIFDRQWWPWANPSLGYPRADGSGLTERAIAAAARTDPEDVFRTEVLCQWVTGAGHGPFPKGRWLDRLDPDSGLGRKAKVWACVDVSHDRSMTYIAFGGWRKDGTRHGEVVAQRAGTDWVVDWLTGTRRRRDRIVAVAVAGTGAPVVSLLPALHESGLTVIEMSITDQAAACGIAFDLVDGGGVARVAQPVLDVAATTAAVKPVRDAWVIDRARSPADAAPLIAWIGALWCMDKAELDQDSVYEDNDLMVV; this is encoded by the coding sequence GTGACGACGACGGAGACACCACCGACGACGACGACAGCGCCGACAGCGCCGACAGCGCCGGGTCGGCGCTCGCGCGGCTCCGCGAGAAACGGTCGCGCCGAACCGCTTGAAGGCCGCACCGAGCCGCGAATCTGGACGCGGCCGCTGCGGGAGCTGACGCCGGAGACATCGCTCGGTTGGGACTGCATCGCGTTCGCCGAGGACGTCCTCGGGATCGAGCTGTACCGGTGGCAGAAGTGGGTCCTGATCCACGCGCTGGAGTTGCTGCCGGACGGCACTTTCCGTTTCCGGACGGTGGTGCTGCTGGTCGGGCGGCAGAACGGCAAGTCGACGCTGTTGATGGTGCTGGTGCTGTGGCGCATGTTCGTCGAGGCGGCGCCGTTGACGATCGGGACCGCGCAGAACCTCGACGTGTCCGAGGAGCTGTGGGCCGACACGCTCGAGCTCGTACGGGACGTGCCGGATCTGTCGGTCGAGGTGCCGCCCCGGAACGTGAAGACGGGCAACAGCAAGAAGGTGTTCTGGCTGCGGTCGGGTGAGCGGTACAAGGTGGCCACCGCGTCCCGGAAAGGTGGCCGCGGATTGTCCGGGGACCTGGTCCTCATGGATGAGCTGCGGGAGCACACCACGTTCGCGTCGTGGTCCGCGGTGTCGAAGACGACGCTGGCCCGGTTGCGGGCTCAGGTGTGGGGCGTGTCGAACGCCGGCGACGCGCTGAGCGTGGTGCTGCGCCGGCTGCGGGCGCTCGCGCACCAGGCGCTCGGCTGGCCGGACGGCGACGACGACGCACCGACGCTCGGTGTCGTGCACCTCCAGCTCGATGCCGAGCAGGCCGCCGAGCTGGAGCGTGACGGCGACAGCCTGGGGATCTTCGAGTACAGCGCGCCGCCGGGGGTCGACATCTTCGACCGGCAATGGTGGCCGTGGGCGAACCCGTCGCTCGGTTATCCGCGGGCGGACGGTTCGGGGCTGACGGAACGGGCGATCGCCGCGGCTGCGCGCACGGACCCGGAGGACGTGTTCCGCACCGAGGTGCTGTGCCAGTGGGTGACGGGCGCCGGGCACGGCCCGTTCCCGAAGGGTCGGTGGCTGGACCGACTCGACCCCGATTCGGGGCTCGGCCGCAAGGCGAAGGTGTGGGCGTGCGTCGACGTGTCGCACGACCGGTCGATGACCTACATCGCGTTCGGCGGGTGGCGGAAGGACGGCACCCGGCATGGTGAGGTCGTCGCCCAGCGCGCCGGCACCGACTGGGTCGTCGACTGGTTGACCGGGACCCGGCGTCGGCGGGACCGGATCGTCGCGGTCGCGGTCGCCGGAACGGGCGCCCCGGTGGTGTCGCTGCTGCCGGCGCTGCACGAGTCGGGGCTGACCGTGATCGAGATGTCGATCACCGATCAGGCCGCGGCGTGTGGTATCGCGTTCGACCTCGTCGACGGCGGCGGTGTGGCGCGGGTCGCCCAGCCGGTCCTCGACGTCGCCGCGACGACCGCCGCCGTGAAACCGGTTCGGGACGCGTGGGTGATCGACCGGGCGCGGTCGCCGGCGGACGCGGCTCCGCTGATCGCGTGGATCGGGGCGCTGTGGTGCATGGACAAGGCCGAGCTCGACCAGGACTCGGTGTACGAGGACAACGACCTGATGGTGGTGTGA
- a CDS encoding terminase small subunit: MPGPSRRAGKLTTAVRASVAAMDWLTDADKAAVELATQYARQIEAGVAEGGQDATKALYLGPHLLRTLADLGGTPAGRGVIGNRPARSPARSEPARDDDGDTTDDDDSADSADSAGSALARLREKRSRRTA, from the coding sequence ATGCCGGGACCGAGCAGGCGGGCGGGGAAGCTGACCACTGCGGTTCGCGCGTCGGTAGCTGCAATGGATTGGCTCACCGACGCCGACAAGGCGGCCGTCGAGCTGGCGACCCAGTACGCGCGGCAGATCGAGGCCGGTGTCGCCGAGGGTGGGCAGGACGCGACGAAGGCGCTGTACCTCGGCCCGCACCTGCTGCGGACGCTCGCCGACCTGGGTGGCACGCCGGCTGGCCGCGGTGTGATCGGGAACCGGCCGGCGCGGTCGCCGGCGCGCAGCGAGCCGGCGCGTGACGACGACGGAGACACCACCGACGACGACGACAGCGCCGACAGCGCCGACAGCGCCGGGTCGGCGCTCGCGCGGCTCCGCGAGAAACGGTCGCGCCGAACCGCTTGA
- a CDS encoding DUF3846 domain-containing protein: MTKIRVVQTWPDLDIITIRTIGRDLASLQAAAGGAWIQAVTLRSSNMILDDEGKLKGLPRNCLAETIAALDGWTGHSYDQLVGPIVFVGPTDDTGEMTHADQLIERLRGTFTDTDKPTEPTAAMTGLVNLTDRAIAIYTDDRQVVRQLPAATQPARLAENRTTPYAPPGFLDGAIVVDIEPARPVGIPAPTPGTWYVVTREIAEVLAGHRGDLLFPLDEVTDPATGTILGYRTLGCL; encoded by the coding sequence ATGACCAAGATCCGCGTCGTACAGACCTGGCCAGACCTCGACATCATCACCATCCGCACTATCGGGCGCGACCTCGCATCACTGCAAGCCGCAGCAGGCGGCGCCTGGATTCAAGCCGTCACCCTCCGATCGTCGAACATGATCCTCGACGACGAAGGCAAGCTCAAGGGCCTGCCCCGGAACTGCCTCGCCGAGACCATCGCCGCGCTCGACGGCTGGACCGGCCACAGCTACGACCAGCTCGTCGGGCCCATCGTGTTCGTCGGCCCGACCGACGACACCGGCGAAATGACCCACGCCGACCAGCTCATCGAACGCCTACGCGGCACCTTCACCGACACCGACAAGCCCACGGAGCCAACAGCAGCCATGACCGGACTCGTCAACCTCACCGACCGCGCCATCGCCATCTACACCGACGACCGACAAGTCGTCCGGCAGCTCCCCGCAGCCACCCAACCCGCCCGCCTCGCCGAGAACCGCACCACCCCCTACGCGCCGCCCGGATTCCTCGACGGCGCGATCGTCGTCGACATCGAACCCGCACGCCCCGTCGGGATCCCAGCCCCCACCCCCGGCACCTGGTATGTCGTCACCCGCGAAATCGCCGAAGTCCTCGCTGGCCACCGCGGCGACCTGCTGTTCCCCCTCGACGAGGTCACCGACCCCGCGACCGGCACGATCCTCGGCTACCGCACCCTCGGCTGCCTGTAG
- a CDS encoding HNH endonuclease yields MGSKNSRALREIDRTLRARQGPCWICGHPIDYTRPYHREDGTCDPDAFTIEHIHPRSTHPHLEHDPGNCVPAHARCNKQRGNRPYHPNLGTPTQDW; encoded by the coding sequence GTGGGATCGAAGAACTCACGCGCACTCCGCGAAATCGACCGCACCCTACGAGCACGCCAAGGGCCCTGCTGGATCTGCGGCCACCCCATCGACTACACCCGCCCCTACCACCGCGAAGACGGCACCTGCGACCCCGACGCCTTCACCATCGAACACATCCACCCACGCTCCACTCACCCACACCTCGAACACGACCCCGGCAACTGCGTCCCCGCACACGCACGCTGCAACAAACAACGCGGCAACCGCCCCTACCACCCCAACCTCGGCACCCCAACCCAAGACTGGTAG